From the Trifolium pratense cultivar HEN17-A07 linkage group LG4, ARS_RC_1.1, whole genome shotgun sequence genome, the window gcttgtttCCATTTCCTGTCAGACAATGCCTCAGACAAGGAAGTAGGATTATAGATGGACTTATTTGGATATCTCCTTGACCTGCTACAGTTAAAAGGGTACCATCTGCTGTGGATATTTTCTTGTTACTGAgacaaggtgaataagtggaaaattGTGTGGGTAAGGGTGTCATGTGGTCAGTGGCTCCAGAATCCAGTATCCAATATTGGTTATAGGGTTTATCCGAAGCATTAAATCCAACAGAAAATTGAGACTTACCAAGAGAAAGTGGAAACGGAAACATACCTGAATATGCCAGAGAAGTTGTAACCGTTGTTGGTGTCTCCAATTCactaagaaaagatttcaacCTCTTTATTTCATCTTGGTTGAGTGGAACAAAtcctttttttgacatattGACCGATGTCATGTGATTGTCTTAATAAGGAGAACAAAATAGCAAAAAagccaagttttttttttttgaatgaacaGTGGCGCACAGTACTGCTATGAACAGTACGCGCGTGAACAGTGTCATGGATGAACAGTACCACGTGAACAGTGATTTCGCAACTGTTTGCTGAAACTGCAATAAAGGCAGTAGTAACAAATCCTAATCCTGCAATGAAGGCAGTTAGGGTTTatgaccgcaatgaaggcggctagggtttatgcGGAAGCAAGGCCCTCAAAGAACGAGAGCTCTGATGCCatgtgaaaactgaatatattattatatttcaagttatgaataatttacaatcactaatgtgtttatataggctattctaacctaatgggctCATGAATAATACCctctttttgacaaaaggaaTTAAGTCCTTGATTGAAGTAATCTTTGGCATTATCAGACCTGACCCTCTTAATACTCACTCCAAACTGGTTTTTTACCAATGagaaaaaatgtagaaacaCAGAGGTAACCTCGGACTTTTGTCTTAGTAAGTAGACCCATGTAACCCGAGTGCAATCATCGATGAAGGTTACAAACCATCGAGCACCCGATATATTTGGAACATTAGAAGGACCCCACACATCagtatgaattaaataaaatggagAAGTACTCACTTTGTTACTGACCGGGAAAGAGGCACGTTTGTGTTTAGCAAGTTCACACACCTCACAACAAAGACTCTCAacatctaaatttttaaaaaaggaagGAAATATTTGTTTCATGACTCTAAATGAAGGATGACCAAGGCGACGGTGGTATAGAAAGACTTTCTCCCTGTTGGTCTTAATTGATTCCGAAAAAAgtgagttgttgttgttgagtggATTTGGGGGGAGATTTTGGTTATCCAAGTAATAAAGACCATTCAATTCTTTCGCATTTCCAATTGTCCTCCCCGAATGCTTATCTTGAAAAACACAAGCATTGTCATAAAAAATAGCATtactctgataccatgtcagaattgagttaggcccaatataaaatttggatattccgccttcattgcggtccgcccccgtctgcctaattgcggcatttgggttgccttcattgcagcctccaacaccttcattgtgttgggtgtgaaggggtggatttagtcccacattgctaagagatatggcctgtgtagtgtttatatactagaggcaatcctctccttacaagccggttttgtgaggatgagttaggcccaatataaaatttaacatggtatcagagcctatcctagatctattgttgggcatcccgcatcgtccacgcttcagacccattgggcctgagcgtgagggggtgtgttggatattccgccttcattgcggtccgcccccatccgcctaattgcggcatttgagttgccttcattgcagcctccaacaccttcattgtgttgggtgtgaaggggtggatttagtcccacattgctaagagatatggcctgtgtagcgtttatatagctttggcaaccctcaccttacaagccggttttgtgaggatgagttaggcccaatataaaatttgacataaATATTGTGGAGTTTTCAATTGATTGCCAATGggccaacaacaacaacttttTCTGGGTGATCGAGAATTACATTTGAAGGTAAAAGAAGAAATATTGAATTGTTGGGTagtgtttaatttgttttaggTGATAAAACTTGAGTAGTCGGTTATTTCTACAATGGATGTCAAAGCAACTGTATTATGTATGtagcaaagaaagaaaaacgaGGAGGAGGAGGGGTTGAACAACAAAGAGATGAGTGGGGGGGCAGAAGAGATGTGTTGCgtggaaagaaaagaaaacaatacGCGCATAAGGATTCGTTTATCCTTTCCCGGACAGGATATTTTTAACCCAACTAAAACTCAGTATAGGAATTACAAAGGAGTAGCAGGATAGGATTAAAAAAGGGAATAATTTATCCTATCATATTGGtgcatcaaataaaaaattaaaataggatAGGAAATAATTATCATATCCTACTCTCTATTCACATTCCAGTCCCTCTTTAGAGACtaatattatgtatttttataaaagagtGACCCAAAGCCttctgttttataatttgtagaTTGAAAAATGGGTAAAGGggctaaaataaaatacaaaatgtaCATTTTATAATGGTAAATTAGAGGTAGGTAGGATACTTACAACTTCCATGGAGTCCGGATCAGAAGAGAGGCCTTCCTCAGAGGCAAGGGACAGAGCAAGGTCACGAACCCTCCAAACATGTGCTGCATCGTGAGAAGCGTCATTCCCTTTCATTGCTTTCTCAACCAACGCCTCAGCCTTTCTTACCGTCTCTTTCCTATCCATCCTCTCTCTTGTTTCAGTCCCTGCAACTGCACACCTCACTTGCGAAATATATGCTCTTCTACTGTCTTTGCAAAATGACACTTTGCACCCTAGTCGATGAAACAATCAGAGCTGTCAATTAAACCAACCTCGCCTCCCTCAATTCAACTCTGACCCATGAATGTCAAAGTGATAAAAAATCAGATCAAAAGTTGGTTTCAAATTACACAAAAactactaacaaaaaaaaaaaaaattgtcatcaaACTAAGTAGCGGGTAGTTAAAAAGTAAGTACTTTATCCTCAAATTAACAAGTTCTTTACTGTGTATATACCACAAGTTGAAAAGattgttgtcaaatagcagcaCTAAAGCGCTATAGCGTagtagaatttgaacaaatcgctACTGTTCTACGATATGCTATTTTATACAAAATGATGTAAAATAGTACGGTGTCAAATAGTAGTGGAATTCGTCAAACTGCTATTTTCTGCTATACGTGATTGACAACAATGACTAGAAAGAAGTTAAACTAGAGGGATCTCATGAGTCATGAGGTacaaattaacaacaaaaaaatgcaGGGGAGTTTGATACCAGCCATGCCTACAGAATAGTAAATAAAATACGCTTCAGTGACATACTTGGATTCAAAGCAGGGTAATTTGTCTTCCTGTGTAAGTGGATTTTTCCCACTCCAGCCAACAGAAACGCAAGTTTAGTATcctgtataaaataaaatagaaataaaaaaccCTCAGGATGTTTGTATCATTTCAATCAGAATGAATGTCCATAAAATAATTACAATCTTAAATGGAATGGCAAAAATGATAATGATATAAGTagcattaaaatttgaaatataaaaaaacacaacCTTAAGGAATAAAATATCTAATAGTACTGTTTTCAATTTAACTAGGAGTAGGACTAATGGCAATGTTACAATTCCCACTATAAGCCCGATTTTAGATTACTATTATTAGTTTATCTCAAAATAATCTCCGATTAACACTACTAATTTCCTTTGGGAAGATGAGAAGCATAGTTAGACACATGGAAGCACAAAGGTAGTAGTATATTTTGAGTGTGTAGTAAAGGATAAGTAGTTGCATAATTTTCGGTGTAAACCAGGTAAGCTCCATGCGCAGACCCAAgctctccctaagagttttaacttGCTGCAGACCCAAACTCGGGTCAAGATCTTGGTTAAGCTAAAAGAGACTCGTATTTCATCCAAGCGCTCTCGGGTACTGTTGCAAACAATCtcctttcaatttcaaaaaccTCTAAAGTGTATGACATCGAGACGACAATgacacatgtgattacattgaattatttcattttctcacTCAAATTACTATCGGTACATGTCGGTgtttgtgtccgtgcttcatagattacTAAGAAGTGCTTGTACAGACTCAGATAACATAATCAACATTCagataaacaacttattcaatAATGAATAGTATAAAAACAAGTCCTTTAATCGAATTCATGAATTccaaaaaaaagtgaattttacCTTAGAAACAGCTAAAGCGGTGTGACGCAGCATGCAAAACGCAGATATGATTAGCGTTTTAGAAAACACATATGGtcttaaaccctaaaccctaatctACAATAGCCACTGAGAAACAAAGCAATGAATGATTGAAGAAATCTCGtagtaaaattgaaattgaaattttattacTGTAGAAGACGGAAACGGATCCTCTAATATTTTAGCGGGAACTGCACCCTATCCTTCAATTATTTTAATACGTCCGATTAATCCGTATCATGCCACGTGTGATGTGTTCTTTCCTGCGACGTCGTTTCGACGTTTGCAGCGAgttattttctcttctctctcgttctatttcttcttcttctacgcTTAATCTGAATTTTTCTGATGTTGTTTTCTTCAGTGACCAACACTACCATCATTGTTCTACGTCACTGCACTCTCCTTCCTCCACGTGTCTCTCTTCTCTTTCCATCTCTCAGATTCTTTGCTTCAATTCCACCATCAATGGACAACAATAGTAACACCTCGTACGCTCGCACCACTCCAAGGTAATTGTTTCTTAACCCTTCACCAATTCTCACAaactttgttttgtttcttttctattaTACTATTGTCCACCATGTTTAATTTTTGCATCTTCATATGAAAATTATTGTAGCTTTTTCTTGGTGTATGCTTGATTATTGATTAGTTTAGTTAATTGATTAGCTTAGTTAATTGATTCAGGAATTTCAAGTTGTGTGCGATACTCAATGGAGTACCAAATATATacaatttaggttttttttgtaGTTCTTATAAAATCACAAACCTTTCAAAGTTTAATCCTTATACAAATTTTATCAAGTTCCTCTTTAGGGACTAAACGGACCATGTTTTTGTAAAATATGGGACTAAAAaaggataatttttttatatgaactaaatataaaaaatcgaCATTTTATGAGGACTAAAAACTGTTAGCGCAACAATCGGGGGAGGGTCGAGTGAGGAGCATTCACTTTTGTGGCACTTGTTCTTTTGAGCAACACACCTTTGTGGGAGACACACCACTTGTTCACCCAAAACCTTACGGTAATAGGTGAGTGGGTTCTCCCACTTATAAATGCTCAAGTCACCACATTCTTATCCAATGTGAGACTATTTCCACAAACTCACACTTGCTATATTTTCAACACTCCCCATCAAGTGTGAGTCCACAATGTTCCCCTCAAGTGGGAGCTCTTTCTTCCACATACACTTTGTACTGCCGTTGACTCACTTCAACGGGACACTCTTCTACCCACATGTGGGACACTTACCCATTACCATGTGGGGTACTTTTCGATACAAGTAAGCCGGTCCCTTTCTTGAAACCAAAGGCTCGTGATACCATTTGTTAGCGCAACAATCGGGGGAGGGTCGAGTGAGGAGCATTCACTTTTGTGGCACTTGTTCTTTTGAGCAACACACCTTTGTGGGAGACACACCACTTgttcacccaaaaccttaaggtaaTAGGTGAGTGGGTTCTCCCACTTATAAATGCTCAAGTCACCACATTCTTATCCAATGTGAGACTATTTCCACAAACTCACACTTgctatattttcaacaaaaacatgTTTAACCCTAAATTTCAATACATGGTATATATTGGGAGgctaagttatatatatatatatatatatatatattatttaatgtgtgtgtgtgtgtgtgtgagagagagagagagagagagagagagattggaATTCTCGTAGGGGACAAATGTTCCCAATGTGATGAATGTGGACAAATGTTCCTAAACTTattattacattgaattatgtcagtttcttaatttattattgGTGTTGACGTGTTAGTGTTCATGTTGTGTCtggtgttcgtgcttcatagctaACCATGTGTACTACTATGCATCGGAATATCTCTTTTAATCTAGTGATTTGATACTATGGATAAGTTTGTGTTTTTATTGCTTTGTATTTTGTTCACTTATTGGTAATACAGAATCAAGCCGAGAGTTTTATGCTTTTTGATATTTTGTGAGCAGTTCTGGCAATGGCAGAGGAAGAGCTTTTGATACAAGAAATGATAGAGAAAGAACTAGAGGgcgtggtggtggtggtgggagTGGGCCGAGTGGCTCGGGAAAGGATAAAATTGATTCTCTTGGTAGGCTCTTGTAAGCACTACTTGACCCTCTCAATCTAATAGTTTTGACAAACATTTGTTGGTGTTCTTTTGTTTGTAAAATAAAGTGTGTATTCTCATTCTTTTCGCATGTGGAAAGAAGTTTGGCAAATTGCCGTGCTTTGATTCATGAATGAAGAATTTTTGTGGGATATCTCTTATAACTTTATCCAACTAAAAAACAGTGTCTttcggaaagaaaaaaaaaattgtgcattttGTTTGCATGGGGTTGGAGCAACAAAGTAGATGAACTCTATGCTATGACTTTAAACAGTTTTGTGCTTCATTTCATTCTTGCACTAAGCAATTCACTCAAATTATGCTTTTGTTTAATATCTGCAGGACGCGAATTTTACGTCATATGGCATCTGAATTGAAATTAAATATGAGAAGTGATGGTTTTGTGAAAGTTAATGATTTGCTAAAGCTGAATTTGAAGACATTTGCTAATATTCCTCTACGATCCCACACTATTGATGACATTAGGGAGGTCAGTTGAtctaatatatgtttttttctgTTTCTATACATGCTCATTCCATTTTGATGTTGTTCATTTCTGTCTTAATTAGATTCTTGTCTCATTATCTGAGAACCATCTTgatgaaaatacaaaaaaataaatatataaaataacatcATATTGTTGATATTGACCAGACTCCAATATGTTGTTTATTGTTAAGAAGCATATGCTATTGCCTCGTGCTCGATGATATTTTGAACATTGAacaatatttttgttgttatccTTGTTTTGCATCCGTAGAAGTTTCCTTTCTCACCTCAAGGGAATGATTACCAAGGAAAGATGTTATATATGCTGATTAGTAGCATCATATATATTAGAGAATTTCTTTCCTTTTGTTCTTGTACTCCTGTATTTGAAAAAGGCATATAGCTTGTACATGAAAAAGAAGACAAATATAGAACACGGTTTTTTTCATCAATATTTGTATTTTCTAGTTATTAATATGAATACTTTactgtaatgctcattttattttcatatgaaTTTGCtgaagaaatattttattctaaattatCTAATGGTTATCCTCAGGCTGTTCGAAAAGATAATAAGCAACGTTTCAGCCTCATAGAAGAGAATGGGGAGCTACTAATACGTGCAAACCAAGGCCACACAACAACGGTAACATAATTCATCCAACTTTCCTATTAAGTTTTGTATAATTGAATTGATTGGGTTTGTGCTCTGTAACACATTCAAATGGTAATGCACCTATTAAGTTTCTTCTATTAATTGAGCTAAACCATTTTTTACTATTGCCAGTATATTTCCCTTGGTGGAAGATATCTTCAAATTTCACTCAGTCAAGTGAATGGATAGTGCTATGTTGT encodes:
- the LOC123921858 gene encoding tRNA 2'-phosphotransferase 1 isoform X1, whose amino-acid sequence is MLFSSVTNTTIIVLRHCTLLPPRVSLLFPSLRFFASIPPSMDNNSNTSYARTTPSSGNGRGRAFDTRNDRERTRGRGGGGGSGPSGSGKDKIDSLGRLLTRILRHMASELKLNMRSDGFVKVNDLLKLNLKTFANIPLRSHTIDDIREAVRKDNKQRFSLIEENGELLIRANQGHTTTAVETESLLKPILSAEEFPVCVHGTYRRNLDSILTSGLKRMKRLHVHFSCGLPTDGEVISGMRRDVNVLIFLDVRKALEGMKLYISDNKVILTEGFDGVVPSKYFQKIESWPGRQPIPF
- the LOC123921858 gene encoding tRNA 2'-phosphotransferase 1 isoform X2 translates to MLFSSVTNTTIIVLRHCTLLPPRVSLLFPSLRFFASIPPSMDNNSNTSYARTTPSSGNGRGRAFDTRNDRERTRGRGGGGGSGPSGSGKDKIDSLGRLLTRILRHMASELKLNMRSDGFVKVNDLLKLNLKTFANIPLRSHTIDDIREAVRKDNKQRFSLIEENGELLIRANQGHTTTAVETESLLKPILSAEEFPVCVHGTYRRNLDSILTSGLKRMKRLHVHFSCGLPTDGEVISGMRRDVNVLIFLDVRKALEEGMKLYISDNKVILTEGFDGVVPSKYFQKIESWPGRQPIPF